Proteins from one Stenotrophomonas aracearum genomic window:
- a CDS encoding ABC transporter ATP-binding protein → MTVHEGESVAIVGASGSGKTTLLGLLAGLDLPSRGEIDLAGSRLGTLDEEARAQLRAREVGFVFQSFHLLPALTAEENIALPLELAGREDAARVREVLEQVGLGHRARHYPRQLSGGEQQRVALARAFVARPRILFADEPTGSLDQATGQQISDLLFALNATSDTTLVLVTHDLRLAQRCERIYQLDGGRLVDAAGVRA, encoded by the coding sequence ATGACGGTACATGAAGGCGAGAGCGTGGCGATCGTCGGTGCGTCCGGATCGGGCAAGACCACCCTGCTCGGCCTGCTGGCCGGACTGGACCTGCCCAGCCGCGGCGAGATCGACCTGGCCGGGTCCCGCCTGGGCACTCTGGACGAAGAAGCGCGCGCGCAGCTGCGCGCGCGCGAGGTCGGCTTCGTGTTCCAGAGCTTCCACCTGCTGCCGGCGTTGACCGCCGAGGAAAACATCGCACTGCCGCTGGAACTGGCCGGGCGCGAGGATGCCGCGCGGGTGCGCGAGGTACTGGAACAGGTGGGGCTCGGCCATCGTGCGCGGCACTACCCGCGCCAGCTCTCCGGTGGCGAGCAGCAGCGCGTGGCGCTGGCGCGCGCGTTCGTGGCGCGGCCGCGGATCCTGTTCGCCGACGAACCCACCGGCAGCCTGGACCAGGCCACCGGCCAGCAGATCAGCGACCTGCTGTTCGCGCTCAATGCGACCAGCGACACCACCCTGGTGCTGGTCACCCACGACCTGCGCCTGGCCCAACGCTGCGAACGCATCTACCAGCTCGACGGCGGCCGCCTGGTCGACGCTGCCGGCGTGCGCGCATGA
- a CDS encoding arylesterase: MYRARMGHVARMMWLLAALLLLPALACAKGADTRNAVLVVGDSLSAAHNIPAASGWVNLLQQRVNQQLKPPPAVINASISGETTAGALTRLPALLEKHRPSVVVIELGGNDALRGLTPAQLRGNLEKMIVASQKAGARVLLLGIDVPPNYGPAYRDRLRQAYAGLASQYKVPLLPFLLEGVALKPGLMQSDGLHPTAAAQPQVLDNVWPLLKPLLKAPAP; encoded by the coding sequence ATGTACCGAGCAAGGATGGGCCATGTGGCCCGGATGATGTGGCTGCTGGCAGCATTGCTGCTGTTGCCTGCGCTGGCGTGTGCCAAAGGTGCCGATACCCGCAACGCGGTGCTGGTGGTCGGCGACAGCCTCAGTGCCGCCCACAATATCCCGGCCGCTTCCGGCTGGGTGAACCTGCTTCAGCAACGGGTCAACCAGCAGCTCAAACCGCCGCCGGCGGTCATCAACGCCAGCATCAGCGGCGAGACCACGGCGGGCGCGCTGACCCGCCTGCCGGCGCTGCTGGAAAAGCATCGGCCGTCGGTGGTGGTGATCGAACTGGGCGGCAACGACGCCCTGCGCGGGCTGACTCCGGCGCAGCTGCGCGGCAACCTGGAAAAGATGATCGTGGCCAGTCAGAAGGCGGGGGCCCGGGTGCTGCTGCTCGGCATCGACGTGCCGCCCAACTACGGCCCGGCCTACCGCGACCGCCTGCGCCAGGCCTACGCGGGGCTGGCCAGCCAGTACAAGGTGCCGCTGCTGCCGTTCCTGCTGGAAGGGGTCGCGCTGAAGCCCGGCCTGATGCAGTCCGACGGCCTGCACCCCACCGCCGCTGCGCAACCGCAGGTGCTGGACAACGTCTGGCCGCTGCTCAAACCCCTGCTGAAAGCGCCTGCGCCGTAA
- a CDS encoding sensor histidine kinase yields the protein MPHGLPRKIRIAFILQAVLASLGILLGAWLVSLVIKHSLVSSALQEEATYFWDLHAASPVQPPPNTRNIRGYLLETGQSALSLPANLRELAPGFHELKADDQLVLVDARPEGRLYLVFLRSRAEMLAFWFGIVPVLLTLLAVYGASWVTYRASKRLVSPVNWLARRVSRWDPGHPEASDLAPDKLPADMQGETRQLAAALHSLATRVTAHVARERNFTRDASHELRTPLTVIRVASDMALGDQDMTPRLRRGLNRIQRAGRDMEAVIDAFLILAREADVEPQIELFDVNDIVQYEVDNARELLAGRPVEIHVHSTGPVQLHAPPRVLQVVISNLLRNACSYTDEGRIDVDVLDDRVVVRDTGIGMSPEALSRAFEPFYRAEPSRPQGTGLGLSIVRRLCDRFGWKIGLSSEPGVGTQATIAYR from the coding sequence ATGCCGCACGGTCTGCCGCGCAAGATCAGAATTGCCTTCATCCTGCAGGCCGTGCTCGCCAGCCTGGGCATCCTGCTGGGTGCATGGCTGGTCTCGCTGGTCATCAAGCATAGCCTGGTCAGCAGCGCATTGCAGGAAGAAGCCACCTATTTCTGGGACCTGCACGCGGCCTCGCCCGTGCAGCCGCCGCCGAACACGCGCAACATCCGCGGGTACCTGCTCGAAACCGGGCAGTCGGCATTGAGCCTGCCGGCCAACCTGCGCGAGCTTGCACCGGGCTTCCACGAACTGAAGGCCGACGACCAGCTGGTGCTGGTCGACGCGCGTCCGGAAGGCCGGCTTTACCTTGTCTTCCTGCGCTCGCGCGCGGAGATGCTGGCGTTCTGGTTCGGCATCGTCCCGGTGCTGCTGACCCTGCTGGCCGTCTATGGCGCCTCATGGGTCACCTACCGCGCCTCCAAACGGCTGGTCTCGCCGGTCAACTGGCTGGCGCGCCGGGTCTCGCGCTGGGATCCGGGCCACCCCGAAGCGTCCGATCTTGCCCCGGACAAGCTGCCGGCCGACATGCAGGGCGAAACCCGGCAGCTGGCCGCCGCACTGCACTCACTGGCGACCCGGGTCACCGCGCATGTCGCGCGCGAACGCAACTTCACCCGCGACGCCAGCCATGAGCTGCGCACCCCGCTCACGGTCATCCGCGTGGCCAGCGACATGGCGCTCGGCGACCAGGACATGACGCCGCGCCTGCGTCGCGGCCTGAACCGCATCCAGCGCGCCGGCCGCGACATGGAAGCGGTGATCGACGCTTTCCTGATCCTGGCCCGCGAAGCCGACGTGGAACCGCAGATCGAACTGTTCGACGTCAACGACATCGTGCAGTACGAAGTGGACAACGCCCGCGAACTGCTGGCCGGCCGCCCGGTGGAAATCCACGTGCACAGCACCGGGCCGGTGCAGCTGCACGCACCGCCGCGCGTGCTGCAGGTAGTGATCAGCAACCTGCTGCGCAACGCGTGCAGCTACACCGACGAAGGCCGCATCGACGTCGACGTGCTCGACGACCGCGTCGTGGTCCGCGACACCGGCATCGGCATGTCGCCCGAAGCGCTGTCGCGCGCCTTCGAACCGTTCTACCGCGCCGAACCCAGCCGCCCCCAGGGCACCGGCCTGGGCCTGTCGATCGTGCGCAGGCTCTGCGACCGGTTCGGCTGGAAAATTGGACTCAGCAGCGAGCCGGGCGTCGGCACGCAGGCGACGATTGCTTACCGTTGA
- a CDS encoding SGNH/GDSL hydrolase family protein encodes MTHRVARPLLLALALTASLPALALKTTPVPPPQVPEQVSNVAWAGDMAAFAKADAANPPPRGGIEFIGSSSIRMWDTLAADFPGQKVFNRGFGGSEVRDSTWYADQIVVPYAPCKVFFYAGDNDLNSGRSPAQVRDDVVAFVQRVHRDLPKTTVDVISIKPSPSRAQLLPAVVEANGLIEQALAKLPNTGFTDVYTPMLGDDGQPRASLFREDMLHMQPEGYAIWRKALTPKVQCT; translated from the coding sequence ATGACCCACCGCGTCGCCCGTCCGCTGCTGCTCGCCCTGGCGCTGACCGCCAGCCTGCCCGCCCTCGCCCTGAAGACCACCCCGGTCCCGCCGCCGCAGGTACCGGAGCAGGTGTCCAACGTGGCCTGGGCCGGGGACATGGCCGCCTTCGCCAAGGCCGACGCCGCCAATCCGCCGCCGCGCGGGGGCATCGAGTTCATCGGCAGCTCGTCGATCCGGATGTGGGACACGCTGGCGGCGGATTTCCCGGGCCAGAAGGTGTTCAACCGGGGCTTCGGCGGTTCGGAGGTGCGCGACAGCACCTGGTACGCGGACCAGATCGTGGTGCCGTACGCGCCGTGCAAGGTGTTCTTCTACGCCGGCGACAACGATCTCAACAGCGGCCGCAGCCCGGCACAGGTGCGCGACGATGTGGTGGCGTTCGTGCAGCGCGTGCACCGCGACCTTCCGAAGACCACGGTGGACGTCATTTCGATCAAGCCGAGTCCGTCGCGCGCGCAACTGCTGCCGGCGGTGGTGGAAGCGAACGGGTTGATCGAGCAGGCGCTGGCGAAGCTGCCCAACACCGGTTTCACCGACGTGTACACGCCGATGCTGGGCGATGACGGCCAGCCGCGCGCGTCGCTGTTCCGCGAAGACATGCTGCACATGCAGCCCGAGGGCTATGCTATCTGGCGCAAGGCGTTGACACCGAAGGTGCAGTGCACCTGA
- a CDS encoding response regulator transcription factor produces the protein MRQTKETSGLVLVVEDNRNISEMIGEYLEGRGFEVDYAQDGLDGYRLAAENSYDVVVLDLMLPRLDGIEVCRRLRNDARKSTPVLMLTARDTLDDKLTGLGFGADDYLTKPFAIQELEARLRALIRRERRQVGSEVLKVADLVLDPVSMRATRAGTELQLSPIGLRLLTILMRESPRVVTRQEIEREIWGNGLPDSDTLRSHLYNLRKIIDKPFDRPLLHTVQSAGYRIADIAQPMS, from the coding sequence ATGCGTCAGACAAAGGAAACCTCCGGCCTGGTGCTGGTGGTCGAAGACAACCGCAATATCTCCGAAATGATCGGCGAATACCTGGAAGGCCGCGGCTTCGAGGTCGACTACGCCCAGGACGGTCTGGACGGCTATCGACTGGCTGCGGAAAACAGCTACGACGTGGTGGTGCTGGACCTGATGCTGCCGCGCCTGGATGGCATCGAAGTCTGCCGCCGGTTGCGCAACGACGCCCGCAAGTCGACCCCGGTGCTGATGCTGACCGCGCGCGACACGCTGGACGACAAGCTCACCGGCCTCGGTTTCGGCGCCGATGATTACCTGACCAAGCCGTTCGCGATCCAGGAGCTGGAAGCCCGCCTGCGCGCGCTGATCCGCCGCGAGCGTCGCCAGGTCGGTTCGGAAGTGCTGAAGGTCGCCGACCTGGTGCTGGACCCGGTCAGCATGCGCGCCACCCGTGCCGGTACCGAGCTGCAGCTCTCGCCGATCGGCCTGCGCCTGCTCACCATCCTGATGCGCGAATCGCCGCGCGTGGTGACCCGACAGGAAATCGAGCGCGAAATCTGGGGCAACGGCCTGCCGGACTCGGACACCCTGCGCAGCCATCTGTACAACCTGCGCAAGATCATCGACAAGCCGTTCGACCGTCCGCTGCTGCACACCGTGCAGAGCGCAGGTTACCGTATTGCCGATATCGCCCAGCCGATGAGCTGA
- a CDS encoding ABC transporter permease: protein MNVIRHAARALRREFLAGDLLTVFAALVLGVAVMTAVGTLVNRVTLALTSSAAEMLGGDLGLGGREDVPQAFADEARARGLASTRMVSFPSVLFHGDDSQMANIKAVSDGYPLRGELRVSRAPGAPDEVAGTPPAGEAYADPRLMQALGLKVGDALEFGAGTLTVTRILQAEPDTSGELMQLSPPLLVNRIDVDRAGLLGPGSRASYRMMFAGDSAAIADFRGWLQPRAKGLRIVGIADAQRGVRGAFDLAGRFLSLAALLAVLLAGVATALAANRFALRRIDQVAVLRCLGARQRDILSAMALQLVLLAIPACVVGVGLGMAAQAGLVQALGGLIPGRLPLPQATPALTGAGIGLVLLLGFGLPPLLRLRRVPPMRVLNRSFAAMPPSSLLVYAAALAATVALTVQATGDVRLAAWVLGGLAALALLAGAAGAALLWLLRGLQPRLRGRWKLGLAALTRRRRLAVMQLVGLSLSLCALLLLSVIGPGLLAQWRDRLPSDTPNYFLMNIQPEQRKAVLDALNGLGVQAPGIEPFSTGRLLAVNDRPPQRQAREDNSNDDDDANRPVNFSWRHDFPPANTLLSGTYWAAGSTAAEASIEEGWAERYGMKLGDTVTLQMGELERRFTVTSIRKADWDSFRVNFFLLLNEGAVGDAPYNLITAFHLPRAQAPALAGLTRDYPNISLLDIDSILQRVREVVDRVTQAVQLVMGFSLLAGVLVLLAALQATAGERRYDSAVLRTLGATRAQLRGAVLVEFGALGLLSSLLAVGTAALLGSVVAKQVFELQLSPPWGALLLGGALGVALSMLAGWWGTRRILHTPPALALREA from the coding sequence ATGAACGTGATCCGGCATGCGGCGCGCGCGCTGCGCCGCGAGTTCCTGGCCGGCGACCTGCTGACCGTGTTCGCCGCGCTGGTGCTGGGCGTGGCGGTGATGACGGCGGTGGGCACGCTGGTCAACCGGGTCACACTGGCCCTGACCAGCAGCGCGGCGGAAATGCTCGGCGGCGACCTCGGCCTGGGCGGGCGCGAAGACGTGCCGCAGGCGTTCGCCGACGAAGCGCGCGCGCGCGGGCTGGCCAGCACGCGCATGGTCAGCTTCCCCAGCGTGCTGTTCCATGGCGACGACAGCCAGATGGCCAACATCAAGGCGGTCAGCGACGGCTATCCGCTGCGTGGCGAGCTGCGCGTGAGCCGGGCGCCCGGGGCACCGGATGAAGTGGCCGGTACCCCGCCCGCCGGCGAAGCCTACGCCGATCCGCGCCTGATGCAGGCGCTGGGGCTGAAGGTGGGCGACGCACTGGAGTTCGGCGCCGGAACGCTGACCGTGACCCGCATCCTGCAGGCCGAACCGGACACCTCGGGCGAGCTGATGCAGCTCTCCCCGCCCCTGCTGGTCAACCGGATCGACGTGGACCGTGCCGGACTGCTCGGTCCGGGCAGCCGCGCGTCGTACCGGATGATGTTCGCCGGCGACAGCGCGGCGATCGCCGACTTCCGCGGCTGGCTGCAGCCGCGCGCCAAGGGCCTTCGCATCGTCGGCATTGCCGACGCGCAGCGCGGCGTGCGCGGCGCGTTCGACCTGGCCGGCCGCTTCCTGTCGCTTGCCGCGCTCCTGGCGGTGCTGCTGGCCGGCGTGGCCACGGCGCTGGCGGCCAACCGCTTCGCGCTGCGTCGGATCGACCAGGTGGCGGTGCTGCGCTGCCTGGGCGCGCGCCAGCGCGACATCCTGAGCGCGATGGCGCTGCAGTTGGTGCTGCTGGCGATTCCGGCCTGCGTGGTCGGCGTCGGGCTTGGCATGGCCGCGCAGGCCGGGCTGGTGCAGGCGCTGGGCGGGCTGATTCCCGGCCGGCTGCCGCTGCCGCAGGCCACGCCCGCGCTGACCGGCGCCGGGATCGGGCTGGTGCTGCTGCTGGGCTTCGGCCTGCCGCCGCTGCTGCGGCTGCGCCGGGTGCCGCCGATGCGCGTGCTCAACCGCAGCTTTGCCGCGATGCCGCCGAGCTCGCTGCTGGTTTACGCGGCTGCGCTGGCGGCTACGGTGGCGCTGACCGTGCAGGCCACCGGCGACGTACGGCTGGCGGCGTGGGTACTGGGCGGGCTGGCCGCGCTGGCACTGCTGGCCGGCGCCGCCGGTGCGGCGCTGCTGTGGCTGCTGCGCGGCCTGCAGCCGCGCCTGCGCGGGCGCTGGAAGCTCGGTCTGGCCGCGCTGACCCGGCGCCGCAGGCTGGCGGTGATGCAGCTGGTGGGGCTGTCGCTGTCGCTGTGCGCGTTGCTGCTGCTCTCGGTGATCGGCCCGGGCCTGCTGGCGCAGTGGCGCGACCGCCTGCCCAGCGACACCCCGAACTATTTCCTGATGAACATCCAGCCCGAGCAGCGCAAGGCGGTGCTGGATGCGCTCAACGGCCTGGGCGTACAGGCGCCGGGGATCGAGCCGTTCAGTACTGGCCGGCTGCTGGCGGTCAACGACCGGCCGCCGCAGCGCCAGGCGCGCGAAGACAACAGCAACGATGACGACGACGCCAACCGCCCGGTGAATTTCTCCTGGCGGCACGACTTCCCGCCGGCCAATACGCTGCTGTCGGGCACGTACTGGGCGGCCGGCAGCACGGCGGCGGAAGCCTCCATCGAGGAAGGCTGGGCCGAGCGCTACGGCATGAAGCTGGGCGACACGGTGACCCTGCAGATGGGCGAGCTGGAGCGTCGCTTCACCGTGACCAGCATCCGCAAGGCCGACTGGGACTCGTTCCGGGTCAACTTCTTCCTGCTGCTCAATGAGGGCGCGGTCGGCGATGCGCCGTACAACCTGATCACCGCCTTCCACCTGCCGCGTGCGCAGGCGCCGGCGCTGGCCGGGCTGACCCGCGACTACCCGAACATCTCGCTGCTGGACATCGACAGCATCCTGCAGCGGGTGCGCGAGGTGGTCGACCGGGTCACCCAGGCGGTGCAGCTGGTGATGGGCTTCAGCCTGCTGGCAGGGGTGCTGGTGCTGCTGGCCGCGCTGCAGGCCACGGCGGGCGAGCGCCGGTACGACAGCGCGGTGCTGCGCACGCTGGGTGCCACCCGCGCCCAGTTGCGCGGGGCGGTGCTGGTGGAGTTCGGGGCGCTGGGGCTGTTGTCCTCGCTGCTGGCGGTGGGCACGGCGGCGCTGCTGGGCAGCGTGGTGGCCAAGCAGGTGTTCGAATTGCAGCTCAGCCCGCCATGGGGTGCGCTGCTGCTCGGAGGTGCGTTGGGCGTGGCGCTGAGCATGTTGGCGGGCTGGTGGGGTACGCGCAGGATCCTGCATACGCCGCCGGCGCTGGCCCTCCGCGAGGCGTGA